The Petropleomorpha daqingensis genome includes a window with the following:
- a CDS encoding inositol monophosphatase family protein — translation MSDVGTARTAAAAAARVLLRLRSDGGLGGRALGDRGDAEAQAAIVAVLAERCPDDVVFSEEATDDPQRLSADRVWIVDPLDGTREYGEGRSDWAVHVALWSAGALTAAAVALPGVDAVLTTDPPPAVPSAGGGPPRIAVSRTRPPVHADRVARALGGELVPLGSAGYKVSAVVRGEVDAYVHAGGMYQWDSAAPVAVALAAGLVALRLDGSPLRYNEPDPSLPDLLVCRPELKETILTALRAG, via the coding sequence GTGAGCGACGTCGGGACCGCCCGGACCGCCGCGGCGGCGGCCGCCCGCGTGCTGCTCCGGCTGCGCTCCGACGGCGGGCTCGGCGGGCGCGCCCTCGGCGACCGCGGGGACGCCGAAGCGCAGGCGGCGATCGTGGCGGTGCTCGCGGAGCGCTGCCCGGACGACGTCGTCTTCAGCGAGGAGGCGACCGACGACCCGCAGCGGCTGTCGGCCGACCGGGTGTGGATCGTCGACCCCCTCGACGGCACCCGTGAGTACGGGGAGGGCCGGTCCGACTGGGCGGTGCACGTGGCGCTGTGGTCGGCCGGTGCGCTGACCGCGGCGGCGGTGGCGCTGCCCGGGGTGGACGCCGTCCTGACCACCGACCCGCCGCCTGCCGTGCCATCGGCCGGCGGCGGGCCGCCGCGGATCGCGGTGAGCCGCACCCGGCCCCCGGTGCACGCCGACCGGGTGGCGCGGGCCCTGGGTGGCGAGCTCGTCCCGCTCGGGTCGGCCGGTTACAAGGTGAGCGCGGTGGTGCGCGGCGAAGTGGACGCCTACGTGCACGCCGGCGGCATGTACCAGTGGGACTCCGCCGCGCCGGTCGCCGTCGCCCTCGCCGCGGGCCTGGTCGCCCTCCGGCTGGACGGCTCCCCGCTGCGCTACAACGAGCCCGATCCCTCGCTGCCCGACCTGCTGGTCTGCCGTCCGGAGCTGAAGGAGACCATCCTCACGGCCCTCCGGGCCGGGTGA
- the cysD gene encoding sulfate adenylyltransferase subunit CysD translates to MTTPDYRLTQLETLEAESIHVIREVAAELERPVLLFSGGKDSIVMLELARKAFAPARIPFPVMHVDTGLNFPDVLEFRDKRVAELGVQLIVASVPEAMAAGLVKEEPNGSRNRIQTPVLLDAVEQHGFTALFGGARRDEDKARAKERVFSFRDEFGQWDPKNQRPELWDLYNGRIHLGESIRVFPLSNWTELDVWQYIARDEIAIPPLYLAEEREVVERQGMLYAVNEFIRPREGEQPFRETVRYRTVGDANLTAAVRSRARTVEEVIAEIAVTRMTERGATRGDDKVSDAAMEDRKKEGYF, encoded by the coding sequence GTGACCACACCTGACTACCGGCTGACCCAGCTGGAGACGCTCGAGGCGGAGTCGATCCACGTCATCCGCGAGGTCGCCGCCGAGCTGGAGCGGCCGGTGCTGCTGTTCTCCGGCGGCAAGGACTCGATCGTGATGCTGGAGCTGGCGCGCAAGGCGTTCGCGCCGGCCCGCATCCCGTTCCCGGTGATGCACGTCGACACCGGCCTCAACTTCCCCGACGTCCTGGAGTTCCGCGACAAGCGGGTCGCCGAGCTGGGCGTGCAGCTGATCGTCGCCTCGGTGCCCGAGGCTATGGCCGCCGGGCTGGTCAAGGAGGAGCCGAACGGCTCGCGGAACCGGATCCAGACGCCGGTGCTGCTCGACGCGGTCGAGCAGCACGGCTTCACGGCGCTGTTCGGCGGCGCGCGACGCGACGAGGACAAGGCCCGGGCCAAGGAACGGGTGTTCAGCTTCCGCGACGAGTTCGGCCAGTGGGACCCGAAGAACCAGCGGCCCGAGTTGTGGGACCTCTACAACGGCCGGATCCACCTCGGCGAGTCGATCCGCGTCTTCCCGCTGTCCAACTGGACCGAGCTCGACGTCTGGCAGTACATCGCCCGGGACGAGATCGCGATCCCGCCGCTGTACCTGGCCGAGGAGCGCGAGGTCGTGGAGCGGCAGGGGATGCTCTACGCGGTCAACGAGTTCATCCGCCCGCGCGAGGGCGAGCAGCCCTTCCGCGAGACCGTCCGCTACCGCACGGTCGGCGACGCCAACCTGACCGCCGCGGTCCGCTCCCGGGCCCGGACCGTCGAGGAGGTCATCGCGGAGATCGCGGTGACCCGCATGACCGAGCGCGGCGCCACCCGCGGCGACGACAAGGTCAGCGACGCCGCCATGGAGGACCGGAAGAAGGAGGGGTACTTCTGA
- a CDS encoding sulfate adenylyltransferase subunit 1 yields the protein MSAPIDVHSAAAEQAHDIAVARKDILRIATAGSVDDGKSTLIGRLLFDSKAVFEDQYEAVERASAGGDYVNLALLTDGLRAEREQGITIDVAYRYFATPRRTFILADTPGHVQYTRNMVTGASTADLAIVLVDARKGLVEQSRRHAFLASLLRVPHLVVAVNKMDLVDWSEEVYERIRDEFTAFTTKLSIPDLTVVPISALHGDNVVLRSANTPWYEGPSLLHHLEHVHVASDRNLVDTRFPVQYVIRPQSDAHHDYRGYAGTVASGVLRAGDEVLVLPSGLTTTIAGIDGPRGPVEEAFAPMSVTVRLADDLDVSRGDLICRPGNVPQATQDLDALVCWMTDEPLRPRQRLVVKHTTRTVRAMVKELTYRLDVNTLHRDLEAGELGLNDIGRVRLRTTQPLFTDDYNRNRVTGRFILVDESTNATVGAGMLPPHR from the coding sequence ATGAGCGCCCCCATCGACGTGCACTCGGCGGCCGCCGAGCAGGCCCACGACATCGCCGTCGCCCGCAAGGACATCCTGCGCATCGCCACCGCCGGCTCGGTCGACGACGGCAAGAGCACGCTGATCGGCCGGCTGCTGTTCGACAGCAAGGCCGTGTTCGAGGACCAGTACGAGGCGGTCGAGCGGGCCTCGGCCGGCGGCGACTACGTCAACCTGGCGCTGCTCACCGACGGGCTGCGGGCCGAGCGCGAGCAGGGCATCACCATCGACGTCGCCTACCGGTACTTCGCCACCCCTCGGCGCACGTTCATCCTCGCCGACACCCCCGGGCACGTGCAGTACACGCGGAACATGGTCACCGGCGCCTCGACCGCCGACCTCGCGATCGTGCTGGTCGACGCGCGCAAGGGGCTGGTCGAGCAGAGCCGCCGGCACGCCTTCCTCGCCTCGCTGCTGCGGGTGCCGCACCTCGTCGTCGCGGTCAACAAGATGGACCTCGTCGACTGGTCGGAGGAGGTCTACGAGCGCATCCGCGACGAGTTCACCGCGTTCACCACGAAGCTGTCGATCCCCGACCTCACCGTCGTCCCGATCTCGGCGCTGCACGGCGACAACGTCGTCCTGCGCTCGGCGAACACCCCCTGGTACGAGGGGCCGTCGCTGCTGCACCACCTCGAGCACGTGCACGTGGCCAGCGACCGGAACCTGGTCGACACCCGGTTCCCGGTGCAGTACGTGATCCGGCCGCAGTCCGACGCCCACCACGACTACCGCGGCTACGCGGGGACGGTCGCCAGCGGCGTGCTGCGGGCCGGTGACGAGGTGCTGGTGCTGCCCAGCGGCCTGACGACGACGATCGCCGGCATCGACGGCCCCCGCGGACCGGTCGAGGAGGCGTTCGCGCCGATGTCGGTGACCGTGCGGCTGGCCGACGACCTCGACGTCTCCCGCGGTGACCTGATCTGCCGCCCCGGCAACGTCCCGCAGGCGACGCAGGACCTCGACGCGCTGGTCTGCTGGATGACCGATGAGCCACTGCGCCCCCGCCAGCGGCTGGTGGTCAAGCACACCACCCGCACGGTGCGGGCCATGGTCAAGGAGCTGACCTACCGGCTCGACGTGAACACGCTGCACCGCGACCTCGAGGCCGGCGAGCTCGGGCTCAACGACATCGGCCGGGTCCGGCTGCGCACCACGCAGCCGCTGTTCACCGACGACTACAACCGCAACCGCGTGACCGGCCGGTTCATCCTGGTCGACGAGAGCACGAACGCCACCGTCGGCGCCGGCATGCTCCCGCCCCACCGCTGA
- a CDS encoding FAD binding domain-containing protein — protein MIPAPFEYVRAGSVDEAIAALTEHGDDAKLLAGGHSLLPLMKLRLAVPAVLVDISRIPEFSYVRVDGDEVAIGAGTRHFELERSDVARAEVPLLPHVASRVGDPQVRHKGTLGGTVAHSDPASDLPTALLALDGSVVVQGPGGRRSIPVTEFWLGFFETALEPDELVVELRVPRTGTAGWGYEKFTRRENDWPIVAAAAVQGRVALANMAGSVVRATATEEALANGASIEEAAALADQGLEPSSDMHADAEYRRHLARLLTRRALETASRG, from the coding sequence ATGATCCCCGCTCCGTTCGAGTACGTGCGGGCCGGGTCGGTCGACGAGGCCATCGCCGCGCTGACCGAGCACGGGGACGACGCCAAGCTGCTGGCCGGCGGCCACTCGCTGCTGCCGCTGATGAAGCTGCGGCTGGCCGTGCCCGCCGTCCTGGTCGACATCAGCCGGATCCCGGAGTTCTCCTACGTCCGCGTCGACGGCGACGAGGTGGCGATCGGCGCCGGCACCCGGCACTTCGAGCTGGAGCGCTCCGACGTCGCCCGCGCCGAGGTGCCGCTGCTGCCGCACGTGGCCTCCCGCGTCGGCGACCCGCAGGTCCGGCACAAGGGCACGCTGGGCGGCACGGTCGCGCACAGCGACCCGGCGTCGGACCTGCCGACGGCGCTGCTGGCGCTCGACGGCTCGGTCGTCGTCCAGGGGCCCGGTGGCCGGCGCTCGATCCCGGTGACCGAGTTCTGGCTCGGGTTCTTCGAGACCGCGCTGGAGCCCGACGAGCTCGTCGTCGAGCTGCGGGTGCCGCGCACCGGCACCGCGGGCTGGGGCTACGAGAAGTTCACCCGGCGGGAGAACGACTGGCCGATCGTCGCGGCGGCCGCCGTGCAGGGCCGGGTGGCGCTGGCCAACATGGCCGGCTCGGTGGTGCGGGCGACCGCGACCGAGGAGGCGCTGGCGAACGGGGCGTCGATCGAGGAGGCGGCCGCGCTGGCCGACCAGGGCCTCGAGCCGTCGTCGGACATGCACGCCGACGCCGAGTACCGCCGCCACCTCGCCCGACTCCTCACCCGCCGCGCCCTGGAAACTGCCAGCCGCGGCTGA